ttcagtaaacatttattgagtgtctagtTTGTGCCAGATACCAGAGATAGGCATTGCACGTGGCAAGAGCACGATGAGCAGTATTAAAATGAATGCGATGGCTTTTTAAGGAATAAAGCATGGTCTTGCCCCAAGAACAGGCTGGAAGGCACTCCAGGATTGGAGGTACAAAATTGTCTGGTGAATTGTGGGTGCCAAAAGGTAAGTtgtgaggaggggaagggaggggaggggaggggagggaggtgggaattGCCACACCAGAAGGGAACTTCAAGCCAGGTTTCCTGGCAGGACTGTGGGTGCCATCTTTCTAAGTGCTGTTTCCCTTCAGGTACCCAGAAATGTCAGTCACACCCCAGGGAGATGTTAGCTCCCCTGGACTGCTGTATGAAGCCGAGAGTTTCATGTCTACAAACGGTAAAGCAACTGAGGCCTAGGGAGGTATGAGGACTGAGCTAGCATCCATTTGGGGGAACAATCTGGAATGATCTGGTCATTCTGGAGATGGACAAACCCTATAGGTCCCCCAATTCCCCTTccaagtgtatgtgtgtgcccaTGTGGATCAGGAGATGTGTACAGGAGTACCCACAGCAGTGTAGCTCCTCACAGCGAAAGCCAAAAATGGCCTAAATATCTGTTAACAGGAGAATATGAATAAACAGATCATACAGTCAAACAAAAGAATATCGTGTAGCAGCGAAAAGGAGTGGCCACTGTTATAGGCAGATCCAGATTTTACCAGAGAGAAGGCCTTGGAGCCCAGTAATGGGAAGTGTGCACTCTGGACCCAGCCTACCTGGTGTGGGATCCATCGGGCCCCATCACTTGCTAACTGAGAGCTACTGGGAAAATCagtgtgcctctgtttccttgtttCCCACTATCAAATGGACAGCGACTCTTCGAGATGCTGGGGCGGAAATGCTGGGTGAGCTGGAGAATCTCCTGgccttccctgtctccctccttttcctactcttcctttcctcctcttccccatacTGATAGGTATGTCCCATAGGCTGTTAGGGGGATTTAGATGGGTCAGTATTTACAGAGGTCAGAACCCTGTCTGGCACACACATTCAGTAGGTACACGAATGTTGGATCAAAGTAGGATGTTGCATGGGAAAAAAGCAAGACTCTGGagattacagatttttaaaagttcaaaagcAATGAGGATTAACCAAGACGTTGCCAAGGTGTACATATATGCTATCAAGGGATGATAAACAGAAAGTGATCTGGGAACTACtgggaggcaggggtgagggatggggaagTGAGCTGGGTATATGTGCGTTGTTGGGAGTCTCAGGAGATGGGTGGGATCCCAGGCACTCACAGTGTCATTAGAGGAaaagcttgcttgcttgcttgcttgctttcttctttctttctttctttctttctttctttctttctttctttctttcagaaagagagagtgcgAGCCCGATGAGTGatgagtgagcagagggagggagaaaggaagaaacagactacccactgagcaaggaatccgactggaggggtgggggtggtgggctcatctcaggatgctgggatcatgacttgaggtgaaggcagacgcttaaccagctgagccactcaggcaccccagaggAAAAGTTTTAACACTGTAACCCTTCAGCATGAGGGGCCTTGGGCTTCAGGCCCAGACCAACTGGATGCTTTGGGGAAGAATGAGACCCCCCCACCTCGCTGATTGCTTCCTGCCATGGTGTCCTCAGGCAGAAGTGCAGCAGAGGCCTACCTCTTGCTTGCAGCTAATCAGAGGGAGGAGGATCTGAGCCAGTCAGAGGGAGATGGGCCTCAGGGagtaaaaaaaaggaggaggacaTGAGCTGATCCAAAAGATGGGTCTTGACTAGTCAAATGGAGCAGGGCCCCATTCTGAAGGAGGAGGGTCCAAGCCTGTcctagggagggaggaggcagctgggcccacccaggggcccctggaggACTTGTTTCCCTTGTGGTTTTTTGTACTTCCTGTTCCCCTGCACACTGCGGAAGTTCCTCTTCTTACCCTGCACCCAGAGCCTAGCCGGAGAGGACAAGGGCAGGAGGCACCATGAGTGGGGGCCCTGTGGGAGGCAGGTCTGGGGGTCGCGGAGGACCAGGGGTTCAGCAGAACATACCCTCCACACTCCTCCAGGACCACGAGAACCAGCGACTCTTCGAGATGCTGGGTCGGAAATGCTGGGTGAGCTGGAGAATCTCCTGgccttccctgtctccctccttttcctactcttcctctcctcctcttccccatccttattctgtccttctctcttcctcttcccctcttccttctcttctccatcaCCTCCTCTCTGAAAATCCACTTATCCCCATTCACCAGTCCCAGGAAGATCTTGATTTCAGTATCTGTCTGCTTTCCCTTTGGCTGTGGCTCTTCCTTTGGAATCAGGACAGCCATGGAGAAGGAAGAACTGGACCCTCTGGCTGACCAGATTCCACTGagccctgctcttccctcccaGACACTGGCCACCGCTGTTGTTCAGCTGTACCTGGCACTGCCTCCTGGAGCTGAGCACTGGACCAAGGAGCATTGTGGGGCTGTGTGCTTCGTGAAGGATAACCCCCAGAAGTCCTATTTCATCCGTCTTTATGGCCTTCAGGTGACCCCCGTCCCCCCACTGGACATGCAAACCAGTGTTCAACCCGCAAACCCAGATCTGTGTCCATAGCCCCAAGGCCTTAGATCAGTGAACCCCTGAGTCCCAGGACCAAAGACTTCATCCAAACGTCAAACTGtggtttggctttctttctttctttcttttttttaaagattttatttgtttattcatgagagacacacagagagaggcagagacatagtaagagggaggagaagcaggctccatgcagggagccccatgcgggacttgatcccgcgactctgggaccatgccctgagtcaaaggcagatgctcaacctctgagccacccaggcatccctagtttggctttctttgtctttgatgaCTGACCCCTTGTCAAGATCTATAAACCTCCCCctacaaaaaaatattagtatAGTTCCTAAATCTAGTCTGTttcattaactaaaaaaaaaaaaaaatgtgcactgTATTTTTACCTGAACCTCAAATCTGTTCTAAGCTCCACATTTTGGGTCCCAGAAATCCCTCATCAAAACTCCTGGACACTAAAGGTTTGCCAAGCTCCTAAGCCATAGTTCTGCTTCACAAACATCAAACTGTATATCCCTTGACTGAATTCTCCACCCCTCAACTTTCAAGTCTGTATGTCTGAATCTCAAATCTCAACCCCAACTCCCAGTACTGGAGCCCCACCTGCCCAAATGAAGGCCCCATAAAGAAAAGATGTAAGATGGAGTCTATGTATGGTCTCAGTTTCCTAGGATTGGAGTCCTAGATCCTCACATTCAAGCCTAAGTCCCACATCTTGGGCTCTGAACCCCAAATACAAATCTCTCACTGCAATATCTAAGCCCTATACCCCTAAGTCCTAAGTACCCCAACCCTCCACATCTGACATATGGATTCCCAACTCTCTGCTGATAAGCTGGAAATCTCCAATCTGATCCCGGGGCCCCAAATTAGGCCACCATTCTCCTTGTCCAGATACAGAGGCCTGCCACCCAGGGCATGCCTCAGTACCAGTGTGCTTCCCCCAAAATTCTCCAGGCTGGCCGGCTGCTCTGGGAACAGGAGCTGTACTCACAGTTGGTCTATTCCACTCCTACCCCCTTCTTCCACACCTTTGCTGGAGATGTGAGTGACGACTCAACCGTTGGGCCTCAGTTGGGGTGTGGGGATGAAATGGGAAAGGTGGTGGGGGGCTGGAAGGCTACTGAGCCCAAGATGTGTGTAGGACTGCCAAGCAGGGCTGAACTTTGCAGACGAGGGCGAGGCCCAGGCCTTCCGAGCCCTGGTGCAGGAGAAGATACAAAAAAGGAATCAGAGGCAAAGTGGAGGTGAGGAGGCcttgggggaagaaaggaagtggGGCAGAAGGGTATGCAAGAGAAGCGAGCTGGAAAAGCCCCTCTTGATGGTTCTGGTTCTCAGTCCACCTGTCTCTCCACAGACAGACACCAGCTACCCTCACCCCCAGCACCAGTCAGTGAAGGTGAGTCCTCAAGTTCAAGGAGGATAAGAAGGGGCTGGTCCGGGAACCTGTGGCAGAGTTGTAATAGTTGTCTACCCATTCCATCTttccagagagaagaggagggccCCCACCCTTGCCCCCACACCCAGCCGGAGATCAAGGGGGTGAGTGCTGattcttccctgtgtctctgggtggacagatggatggggGAGTAATGAATAGATGGGTGGAGATGGGCGAGTAGTTGGGTGAGTTGGGTGAGTGCAGAGATAAGTGGGcaaatggatgggtgggtgggtggatggatagatgggtagaGGATGAATTGATGGGAAGATGGAAACATAGATGTATAGATGTATAGGTGAGTGTACAGATGTATAGGTGAATGagtatgtggatatatatatggatggaaggatggaaggatggatggatggatggatgattgactaaattaatgaatgagtgactgaacagcaaataaatgaataagtgacgTAACATTTCAATCAGTGAAGAAAGCAATGACTGACTGAATAATTTAACAAATTCTGGTCAATGAGCCAGAATTAATGAATCAATACTTAAGTGATAAGCAGgagtcaatgaataaataaatgaattggtGAAGGTAAGACTGGTTTGTGGGACCCACTCATCCACTTCTCCATAAACCCTAATTGGACCCCTCATCTACTCCCTCCATGACCATCAAACACACATGCAGATTCCCCCAACActcttcctgtcttctgcccCTATGCTTTGGTTGGTAGGTAAGTAGGTCAATGGCTCAATCACCCTATTATCCCCACAGGCCCAGCAACTGGCCCACTGTCCCTGGGGCTAGTAACAGTGGACATCCAGAACCCGGACATCACGAGTTCACGGTACCGTGGGCTCCCAGCACTTGGGCCTGGCCCAGCTGATAAGA
The window above is part of the Vulpes lagopus strain Blue_001 chromosome X, ASM1834538v1, whole genome shotgun sequence genome. Proteins encoded here:
- the WAS gene encoding wiskott-Aldrich syndrome protein isoform X9; this translates as MADVKEVGARPEREARLKRVGVGSSGRVLGISKIATFPSPLGIEAAVVILPHKQTAGRHSRIGGTKLSGELWVPKGTQKCQSHPREMLAPLDCCMKPRVSCLQTDHENQRLFEMLGRKCWTLATAVVQLYLALPPGAEHWTKEHCGAVCFVKDNPQKSYFIRLYGLQAGRLLWEQELYSQLVYSTPTPFFHTFAGDDCQAGLNFADEGEAQAFRALVQEKIQKRNQRQSGDRHQLPSPPAPVSEERRGGPPPLPPHPAGDQGGPATGPLSLGLVTVDIQNPDITSSRYRGLPALGPGPADKKRSGKKKISKADIGAPSGFKHVSHVGWDPQNGFDVNNLDPDLRRLFSRAGISEAQLTDAETSKLIYDFIEDQGGLEAVRQEMRRQDPWGPRELSTAASTSELRRVGGSPDARDAEEKQSHPLLRRRGGPGRRRG